AGCAACAACAGATGGCTCTTCGCCGCAGTTCAGAACGATCTGACGCAGTGGAGACTCCATTGCGCGCAGCGCAACTTTGATACCCACGTTCTGGTCTTCGTTCTGGCCACGCAGTTCAGACAGTTTGCTTGCTACGCGAATCAGCGCAACACCACCACCGGCAACCACACCTTCTTCAACCGCAGCACGGGTAGCGTGCAGGGCATCTTCAACGCGTGCTTTCTTCTCTTTCATTTCAACTTCGGTAGCTGCACCGACTTTGATTACCGCAACGCCGCCAGCCAGTTTCGCTACGCGCTCTTGCAGTTTTTCACGGTCGTAATCAGAAGTTGCTTCTTCAATTTGCTGACGAATCTGGGATACACGACCCTGGATTGCCGCTTCTTCACCGGTACCATCGATGATGGTAGTGGTGTCTTTATTGATAACGATACGCTTAGCAGTACCCAGGTCTTCCAGGGTCGCTTTTTCCAGCTCCATACCGATCTCTTCAGAGATTACGGTACCGCCAGTCAGAGTCGCGATGTCTTGCAGCATAGCTTTACGACGGTCGCCGAAGCCAGGTGCTTTAACAGCAGCCACTTTCACGATGCCACGCATGGTGTTAACCACCAGAGTTGCCAGCGCTTCGCCTTCAACATCTTCAGCGATGATCAGCAGTGGTTTGCCAGCTTTCGCAACGGCTTCCAGAACGGGCAGCATTTCACGAATGTTGGAGATTTTCTTGTCAGCCAGCAGGATGAACGGGCTTTCCAGTTCGATAGAACCGGTTTCTGGCTTGTTGATGAAGTATGGAGACAGGTAGCCACGGTCGAACTGCATACCTTCAACTACGTCCAGTTCGTCTTGCAGGCCAGTGCCTTCTTCA
The nucleotide sequence above comes from Buttiauxella selenatireducens. Encoded proteins:
- the groL gene encoding chaperonin GroEL (60 kDa chaperone family; promotes refolding of misfolded polypeptides especially under stressful conditions; forms two stacked rings of heptamers to form a barrel-shaped 14mer; ends can be capped by GroES; misfolded proteins enter the barrel where they are refolded when GroES binds), coding for MAAKDVKFGNDARVKMLRGVNVLADAVKVTLGPKGRNVVLDKSFGAPTITKDGVSVAREIELEDKFENMGAQMVKEVASKANDAAGDGTTTATVLAQSIITEGLKAVAAGMNPMDLKRGIDKAVIAAVEELKALSVPCSDSKAIAQVGTISANSDETVGTLIAEAMEKVGKEGVITVEEGTGLQDELDVVEGMQFDRGYLSPYFINKPETGSIELESPFILLADKKISNIREMLPVLEAVAKAGKPLLIIAEDVEGEALATLVVNTMRGIVKVAAVKAPGFGDRRKAMLQDIATLTGGTVISEEIGMELEKATLEDLGTAKRIVINKDTTTIIDGTGEEAAIQGRVSQIRQQIEEATSDYDREKLQERVAKLAGGVAVIKVGAATEVEMKEKKARVEDALHATRAAVEEGVVAGGGVALIRVASKLSELRGQNEDQNVGIKVALRAMESPLRQIVLNCGEEPSVVANNVKAGDGNYGYNAATEEYGNMIDMGILDPTKVTRSALQYAASVAGLMITTECMVTDLPKSDAPDLGGAGMGGMGGMGGMM